A window from Bacteroidales bacterium encodes these proteins:
- a CDS encoding YkgJ family cysteine cluster protein — protein MTTKNFLKELKRLAGNAEGDNKKLIKSLKRKPSNEVDEIFHTLHEKIFEEINCLDCANCCSTISPTITDRDIDKISRALRIKPSEVVTKYLEIDEDNDYVFRNQPCPFLGSDNYCLIYEDRPKACREYPHTDRRKVQQIFDITLKNAKVCPAVYLILEKVKTQS, from the coding sequence ATGACTACTAAAAACTTTTTAAAAGAACTTAAGCGACTAGCTGGTAATGCCGAAGGGGATAACAAAAAACTTATAAAAAGTTTAAAGCGTAAGCCCTCTAATGAGGTTGATGAGATTTTCCACACCCTCCATGAGAAGATTTTTGAGGAAATTAATTGTCTCGATTGCGCCAACTGCTGTAGTACAATAAGTCCAACTATTACGGATAGGGATATTGATAAGATTTCACGAGCATTGAGAATAAAACCCTCCGAGGTTGTTACGAAATATTTGGAGATTGATGAGGATAACGATTATGTTTTCCGTAACCAACCATGTCCATTTCTTGGCTCAGATAACTACTGTTTAATTTATGAGGATAGGCCCAAAGCTTGTCGTGAATACCCACATACTGATAGACGAAAAGTTCAACAAATTTTTGACATTACCCTTAAAAATGCAAAAGTTTGCCCTGCGGTTTATCTTATTTTAGAAAAAGTTAAAACTCAATCATAG
- a CDS encoding PAS domain S-box protein, with amino-acid sequence MAKILVVECKKGDLDDVKVTLLKVFPDVKLFFAENGKKGLELCHAESPDVILINLDGSQMDGFEFCTQLKTNDYLKIIPILMVVDERIDNSLRFKALELGVDAFLSKPIDEPELIAQIKIMFRIKKNEDIQLGKNHSLSQLVIERTHELEKELIERKRTEEELQHSFNKLEFSKVSTLNLMEDLKREILERKAAEDRISKLNERLTLAKTAAKFGVWDIDLVENNLIWDDIMYDLYGMGNYKIPINYYTWLEAIFEDDRDKISLITKQTLEGNADYNIEFRIVHPDDSIRYMKGLGLVVRNSSNIPIRITGINYDITETKKAEEALKDSKSKLDLALNSAQMGVWYWDIIENKRYFDSQTCSILGIDPKTFKGTEKEFFNVIHPDDRLTIVYSHTRTIENNDFYNPEYRVVWPNGSIHYINSRGRLVYDESGIPLRLNGVLWDVTEQRIAQEALRLSNQRMRLLFEQTPLGVIEWDKEFRVSDWNPSAGKIFGYKKEEALGQHFNFLTKPNGPYQVNEIALSLIKHNGGHRSTNENITKQGTTIICEWFNTTLVDSDGKTFGVASLVHDITERRQAEIDLQVSNKQWDTTFNSIQDGIMVLDENQRIIKYNKAAVDQMGRRINQSKNPYCYSTVHGTSCAIEGCPFVKMKVSKEREILSYELDNRYYDCMIDPIFDEKGKVSGAVHIIYDITERKMAELNLIKKNNEVQSLLNAATLVLDLEKFEITARKLLSNCKDLIGADSGFVALLNQNDTDDRVILIDPCDSVYIADSELPQLVKNLYAQVYKSGKPLYQNYFSKTERTTLKSSKYNSIKNVLFAPLIINKKIVGIIGLLNKDVDFSDDDMDIATAYGELASLALHNTRTLNELVHQKEKAEESEILKSVFLANMSHEIRTPLNSILGFSEFLCEPSISNEKRKKFVDIINASGQQLLHIINDIIDISRLESKQLKLFYEEFNLYDILNNIIEIFSNSEICHSKPNIKLILKLPAQYSDLIIKTDKVRFQQVLINIISNAIKYTNEGFVEVSLEIKSKENNAFIEFCIKDTGIGISVEKFDIIFERFRQVEENDYREGTGLGLSISKGLIDLLGGKIWFESEVNIGTSFYFTLPYNISNTNNKKIELTKAITYKDLTDKTLIIAEDDYNSFCYLKELLFDSKANIIHAEDGQILLNLLEKEKADLVFLDINMPLKTGYQCIKEIREKGYQVKVIAQTAYAMVDEKEKCLDLGCDGYISKPFTKKTIINAINEVLGN; translated from the coding sequence ATGGCAAAAATATTAGTAGTAGAATGTAAAAAAGGTGACCTAGATGATGTTAAGGTTACCCTCCTAAAGGTATTCCCCGATGTAAAATTATTTTTTGCAGAAAATGGTAAAAAAGGTTTAGAGTTATGTCATGCCGAATCCCCCGATGTTATCCTAATAAATCTCGATGGGTCTCAAATGGACGGTTTTGAGTTTTGTACTCAACTGAAAACGAATGATTATTTAAAAATCATTCCAATACTAATGGTTGTTGATGAAAGGATAGATAATAGTTTGCGTTTTAAGGCTTTGGAATTAGGCGTTGACGCTTTTCTCTCGAAACCCATAGATGAACCAGAACTAATTGCTCAAATTAAAATAATGTTCAGGATTAAAAAAAACGAGGATATTCAACTTGGTAAAAACCATAGTTTGTCGCAATTAGTAATAGAACGAACCCATGAACTAGAAAAGGAATTAATAGAGAGGAAGAGAACAGAAGAAGAATTGCAACACTCTTTTAATAAGTTAGAATTCAGTAAGGTATCAACATTAAATTTAATGGAAGACCTTAAAAGAGAAATCCTTGAACGAAAAGCTGCCGAGGATAGAATTAGTAAGTTGAACGAAAGGTTAACACTTGCTAAAACTGCTGCTAAATTCGGAGTTTGGGATATAGATCTAGTGGAAAATAACCTCATTTGGGACGACATAATGTATGATTTATACGGAATGGGTAATTATAAAATTCCGATTAACTATTATACTTGGCTAGAGGCTATATTTGAGGATGATAGAGATAAAATTAGTTTGATAACTAAACAAACTCTTGAGGGCAATGCTGATTATAATATTGAATTTCGCATTGTTCATCCAGATGATAGTATAAGGTATATGAAAGGACTTGGTTTAGTAGTTCGTAATTCCTCAAATATTCCCATTCGTATCACTGGCATCAACTACGATATTACTGAAACAAAGAAAGCAGAAGAGGCTCTTAAGGACAGCAAATCAAAACTTGATTTAGCGCTTAATTCAGCGCAAATGGGGGTTTGGTATTGGGATATCATCGAAAATAAAAGATATTTTGATAGTCAAACCTGTTCTATTCTAGGAATCGATCCAAAAACATTTAAAGGAACAGAGAAAGAGTTTTTTAATGTAATTCATCCGGACGATAGACTAACAATTGTTTATTCACATACCAGAACAATTGAAAATAATGATTTTTATAATCCTGAATATAGAGTTGTTTGGCCTAATGGTAGCATTCACTACATAAATTCACGTGGACGATTGGTATACGATGAAAGTGGAATCCCTTTACGATTAAATGGCGTACTGTGGGATGTAACAGAACAAAGAATTGCTCAAGAAGCATTACGATTATCGAACCAGAGAATGAGATTACTTTTTGAACAAACCCCTCTGGGAGTAATTGAATGGGATAAAGAATTTAGGGTTTCCGACTGGAATCCATCAGCAGGAAAAATATTTGGATATAAAAAAGAGGAGGCATTAGGGCAACATTTCAATTTTTTAACCAAACCTAATGGACCTTATCAAGTAAATGAAATTGCTCTATCACTTATCAAACATAATGGGGGACATAGATCAACCAACGAAAATATTACAAAACAAGGAACGACTATTATCTGTGAATGGTTTAATACAACATTAGTTGATTCCGATGGAAAAACTTTTGGCGTTGCTTCCTTGGTGCATGATATCACAGAACGGAGGCAGGCAGAAATTGACCTTCAGGTGTCAAATAAGCAATGGGATACTACATTCAACTCCATTCAGGATGGTATAATGGTGCTTGATGAAAACCAAAGAATAATCAAGTACAATAAAGCAGCAGTAGATCAAATGGGAAGGCGAATCAACCAAAGCAAAAATCCTTATTGCTATAGTACCGTTCACGGAACTAGTTGTGCAATTGAAGGGTGTCCATTTGTTAAAATGAAAGTAAGCAAAGAAAGAGAGATATTGAGTTACGAGTTGGATAATCGTTATTATGATTGCATGATTGATCCAATATTTGATGAAAAGGGGAAGGTTTCTGGGGCAGTACATATTATATATGATATTACTGAAAGAAAAATGGCTGAACTTAATCTTATCAAAAAAAATAATGAGGTTCAATCTTTACTAAACGCTGCTACACTTGTTCTCGATCTTGAAAAATTTGAGATAACTGCCCGTAAACTACTCAGTAATTGCAAAGATCTTATTGGTGCTGATTCAGGGTTTGTCGCATTACTTAACCAGAACGATACTGATGATCGTGTGATACTCATCGATCCTTGTGATAGTGTTTATATTGCAGATTCGGAATTACCGCAACTAGTAAAAAATTTATACGCGCAAGTGTATAAGTCAGGCAAGCCATTGTATCAAAATTATTTTTCTAAAACGGAACGGACTACACTTAAGTCTTCAAAATATAATAGTATAAAAAACGTTCTTTTCGCCCCATTAATTATTAATAAAAAGATAGTAGGAATCATAGGTCTTTTGAACAAAGACGTTGACTTTTCTGATGACGATATGGATATTGCTACTGCTTACGGAGAGCTTGCATCACTGGCACTTCATAATACCCGGACGCTGAATGAACTAGTTCACCAAAAGGAAAAAGCTGAAGAGAGTGAAATACTCAAATCAGTTTTCCTCGCCAATATGAGTCACGAAATTAGAACACCGCTTAATTCCATTTTGGGATTCTCAGAGTTTCTTTGTGAGCCATCTATTTCCAATGAAAAAAGAAAGAAATTTGTTGATATTATTAATGCTTCAGGCCAGCAGTTATTACATATTATTAATGATATTATCGATATTTCTAGGCTTGAATCAAAGCAGTTAAAATTGTTCTACGAGGAATTTAATTTGTATGACATTTTAAATAATATCATTGAAATTTTTTCAAACAGCGAGATCTGTCATAGCAAACCTAATATTAAGTTGATTTTAAAACTTCCTGCTCAATATTCCGATCTGATTATTAAAACCGATAAAGTACGTTTCCAGCAGGTTCTTATAAACATAATATCCAATGCAATTAAATACACCAATGAGGGCTTTGTTGAGGTTAGTCTTGAAATAAAATCTAAAGAGAACAATGCATTTATTGAATTCTGCATTAAAGATACTGGTATTGGAATTTCAGTAGAAAAATTTGATATTATTTTTGAACGTTTCAGACAGGTTGAAGAGAATGATTATCGCGAAGGAACTGGACTTGGACTTAGCATATCGAAGGGGCTTATTGACCTTTTAGGAGGCAAAATATGGTTTGAGTCTGAAGTGAATATCGGAACTTCATTCTATTTCACCTTGCCCTATAATATATCTAATACAAATAATAAGAAAATAGAATTAACCAAAGCGATTACCTATAAGGATCTTACTGACAAAACTCTTATAATAGCCGAAGATGACTATAACTCCTTCTGTTATTTGAAAGAACTACTCTTTGACTCAAAAGCAAATATCATCCATGCAGAAGATGGTCAGATTTTACTCAACCTTCTTGAAAAAGAAAAGGCAGATTTAGTATTTCTAGATATTAATATGCCATTAAAAACAGGATATCAATGTATTAAAGAAATAAGGGAAAAAGGTTATCAGGTAAAAGTGATTGCCCAAACGGCTTATGCAATGGTAGATGAAAAGGAAAAATGTTTGGACTTAGGATGTGATGGTTATATTTCCAAACCGTTCACTAAAAAAACTATTATAAATGCAATAAATGAAGTTTTGGGAAATTAG
- a CDS encoding aspartate ammonia-lyase, with the protein MRVESDYLGSREIPDDALYGIHSLRAKENFPDTTAFHIEWYKAIGFVKLACYLTYREFTKALNSDSEISQKDFSLIDDNTIALLINAAKEIIEGKHFDQFIVPAIQGGAGTSINMNVNEIITNLALTSIGQKPGNYAHIDPIEHANIYQSTNDVIPTALKVATLQLLTVLEDSINTLRFKVEEQEKKHRGDLRLGYTQMQAAVPSSWGQLFSIYSEALSRDWWRVSKCFERIKVVNLGGGAIGTGIGTPRFFIMEVVNQLQRLTNLPITRSENLIDATANLDTFVEVHAILKAHAVNLEKIVSDLRLLASDIACNQISIPKQQVGSSIMPGKINPVIAEYVVSVSHRVYSNDQLISGLCGQGVLELNAYIPLIGHALLDSLKLLISANNTLSSNMIQGIEVDTDKSNEQLFRNPSITTALLPYIGFNKAAILANEMKNSGLNIFKANEKLKLIEESKLKEVLKPDNLLKLGFSVKEV; encoded by the coding sequence ATGAGAGTAGAATCGGATTACCTTGGGTCACGTGAAATCCCTGATGATGCACTATACGGAATCCACTCTTTAAGGGCAAAGGAGAATTTCCCCGACACAACCGCTTTTCATATTGAGTGGTACAAAGCAATTGGATTTGTTAAACTTGCATGTTACCTTACCTATAGGGAGTTTACTAAGGCATTAAATAGTGATTCGGAGATATCCCAAAAGGATTTTTCGTTGATTGATGATAATACTATCGCTTTACTAATTAATGCCGCAAAAGAGATTATTGAAGGAAAGCATTTCGATCAGTTTATTGTACCTGCCATTCAGGGTGGTGCTGGGACAAGTATCAACATGAATGTGAATGAGATTATTACAAATCTTGCCCTTACAAGTATTGGTCAAAAACCGGGCAACTACGCACATATTGATCCTATTGAGCACGCAAATATCTACCAATCTACCAACGATGTTATACCAACAGCGTTAAAGGTTGCCACATTGCAACTTCTAACAGTACTTGAAGACTCGATTAATACACTAAGATTTAAAGTTGAAGAGCAAGAAAAGAAACATCGGGGAGATTTAAGATTGGGTTATACCCAAATGCAGGCTGCTGTTCCCTCATCGTGGGGACAACTTTTTAGCATCTACAGCGAAGCTCTTTCGCGCGATTGGTGGAGAGTTTCCAAATGTTTTGAGCGAATTAAAGTAGTAAATTTAGGTGGCGGGGCTATTGGAACGGGAATTGGTACCCCACGTTTCTTTATTATGGAGGTGGTTAACCAGCTTCAACGACTAACCAACCTTCCAATTACCCGGAGCGAAAACCTTATTGATGCAACAGCCAACTTAGATACCTTTGTTGAGGTTCATGCCATACTAAAAGCACATGCAGTAAATCTCGAAAAAATTGTTTCCGATTTAAGATTGCTAGCATCGGATATTGCTTGCAATCAAATTTCTATTCCAAAGCAACAAGTTGGAAGCTCCATAATGCCTGGAAAGATTAACCCTGTTATTGCTGAGTATGTGGTTAGCGTATCACATAGGGTTTACAGCAACGATCAGTTAATATCAGGATTATGTGGTCAAGGAGTGCTTGAACTGAATGCCTATATTCCTCTTATAGGTCATGCCTTGCTCGATAGCCTTAAACTACTTATTTCGGCAAACAATACCTTATCATCAAACATGATTCAGGGTATTGAGGTTGATACCGATAAATCAAACGAGCAACTTTTCCGAAATCCATCCATCACCACTGCATTACTACCATACATTGGCTTTAACAAGGCTGCAATTCTTGCTAACGAGATGAAAAATTCGGGTTTAAACATTTTTAAGGCCAATGAAAAACTCAAACTTATTGAGGAATCAAAGTTAAAGGAAGTCCTTAAACCCGATAATCTGCTTAAGCTTGGGTTTTCGGTGAAGGAGGTATGA
- a CDS encoding DMT family transporter — protein MNKKTFSIYASAVIAMIFWSYSFIWYKEVFVFYKPITLVLFRLVISSVFLFILTLSLKRLNSLKLADVKDFLLLAFFEPFLYFIGESFGVSLIPSTLAAVIVATIPLFNPIGAYYFHNERISMMNFMGIVVSIIGVGIVIFHNGIGAIDANPLGVALMFVAVIAALGYSVIIKKMTTRYSVFSIITYQNTFGIIFFVPLFFIFEFNHFKTVAITWDVMIPLLKLGIFSSTFAFIFFTFSIKHLGITKSSIFTNTIPVVTAILAWIYLGEDLNFTKITGIVVVIGGLFLSQFHPRTITTLFSRNNNDY, from the coding sequence ATGAACAAAAAAACCTTTTCAATCTACGCTAGTGCAGTTATAGCAATGATATTTTGGTCGTACTCTTTTATCTGGTATAAAGAAGTATTTGTGTTCTACAAACCTATAACCCTAGTTCTTTTCCGGTTGGTAATCTCAAGTGTTTTCTTGTTTATCCTAACACTTTCGCTCAAAAGATTAAATTCCTTAAAACTGGCCGATGTAAAAGATTTTTTACTTCTCGCTTTTTTTGAACCCTTTTTGTACTTTATAGGTGAGAGTTTTGGTGTAAGCCTGATTCCATCGACATTAGCCGCAGTGATTGTAGCAACAATACCACTTTTTAACCCTATTGGAGCGTACTACTTTCACAATGAACGGATATCGATGATGAACTTCATGGGAATTGTAGTATCAATAATTGGAGTTGGTATTGTTATTTTTCATAATGGGATAGGTGCAATTGATGCAAATCCTTTAGGCGTTGCATTGATGTTTGTTGCCGTAATTGCTGCTCTTGGTTACTCAGTGATTATTAAAAAGATGACCACAAGATATAGTGTGTTTAGCATCATAACATACCAGAATACTTTTGGGATAATCTTTTTTGTACCGCTATTTTTCATTTTTGAGTTTAACCATTTTAAAACAGTTGCGATTACTTGGGACGTTATGATTCCACTACTAAAACTTGGGATCTTTTCATCCACTTTTGCATTTATTTTCTTCACATTTTCAATTAAACATCTTGGTATAACAAAATCCAGCATATTCACCAATACCATACCAGTAGTTACTGCAATACTAGCATGGATATACCTTGGCGAAGATTTGAATTTTACGAAAATTACTGGAATAGTTGTAGTAATTGGTGGTCTTTTCCTTTCGCAGTTTCATCCTAGAACAATAACAACCCTGTTTAGCCGGAACAATAATGACTACTAA